A portion of the Cervus elaphus chromosome X, mCerEla1.1, whole genome shotgun sequence genome contains these proteins:
- the LOC122690831 gene encoding calcium-binding and coiled-coil domain-containing protein 2-like, with product MEETVEDPPTSAVLLDHCHFSQVIFNSVEKFYIPGGDITCYYTLTQHFIPRRKDWIGIFRVGWKTTCEYYTFMWVTLPIDLNSESAKQQEVQFKAYYLPKDDEYYQFCYVDQDGVVRGASIPFQFRPENEEDTLVVTTQGEVEEIEQHNKELCKENRELKDSCVSLQKQNSDMQATLQKKQEELETLKSINKKLEQTMKEQKDCWEMELLQLKEQNQKMSSENEKMGVRVDQLQAQLSNQGKEMEKLVQGVQDKTEQLEHLQEENGQLFLSLTEQREHQKKLEQTVEEMKQRETTAAKKQQELMDQNMDLSKRLSENKMIYNVLQREKEKMEEENDFLKRENSRLLSYMGLDCDSLSYQVPTSNQGGTRQDPGLVFGNPYSGIQESSAPSLLSIKKCPTCKSDFPDDVFDHNLALEQHLQTPSLSCPICDKTFSAKEKQIFEDHVFCHTKCPSLLDLHCTCILYSRTYSFFYEL from the coding sequence ATGGAAGAGACAGTAGAAGATCCCCCCACATCAGCTGTCTTGCTGGACCACTGTCATTTCTCTCAGGTCATCTTTAACAGTGTGGAGAAGTTCTACATCCCTGGGGGGGACATCACGTGCTATTACACCCTCACCCAACATTTCATTCCCCGTCGAAAGGATTGGATTGGCATCTTTAGAGTTGGATGGAAGACAACCTGCGAGTACTACACCTTCATGTGGGTTACTTTGCCCATCGACCTAAACAGTGAATCAGCCAAACAGCAGGAAGTCCAGTTCAAAGCTTATTACCTGCCCAAGGATGACGAGTATTACCAGTTCTGCTATGTGGATCAGGATGGTGTGGTCCGGGGAGCAAGTATCCCTTTCCAGTTCCgtccagaaaatgaagaggacacCCTGGTTGTTACCACTCAGGGTGAGGTGGAAGAAATTGAGCAGCACAACAAGGAGCTTTGCAAAGAAAACCGGGAGCTGAAGGACAGCTGTGTCAGCCTCCAGAAGCAAAACTCAGACATGCAGGCCACGCTCCAAAAGAAGCAGGAGGAGCTGGAAACCCTGAAAAGCATCAATAAGAAGTTGGAACAGACAATGAAAGAACAGAAGGACTGTTGGGAGATGGAGCTGCTTCAACTGAAAGAACAAAATCAGAAGATGTCCTCAGAAAATGAGAAGATGGGAGTCAGGGTGGATCAGCTTCAGGCTCAGCTGTCAAATCAagggaaagaaatggagaagcttGTTCAGGGAGTTCAAGATAAGACGGAGCAGCTGGAGCACCTGCAAGAGGAAAATGGCCAGCTCTTTCTCAGTTTAACTGAGCAGAGGGAGCACCAGAAGAAGCTTGAGCAGACAGTGGAGgagatgaagcagagagaaactaCTGCAGCAAAGAAACAACAGGAGTTAATGGACCAGAACATGGACCTGTCAAAAAGACTGAGTGAGAACAAGATGATATATAATGTtctacagagagagaaagagaaaatggaagaagaaaatgattttttgaagAGAGAGAACAGCAGACTGCTGAGTTACATGGGTCTGGACTGTGACTCTTTGTCATATCAAGTGCCCACTTCGAATCAAGGAGGTACAAGACAAGACCCAGGACTTGTCTTTGGAAACCCATATTCTGGTATCCAAGAAAGTTCTGCCCCAAGCCTGCTCTCCATCAAGAAATGCCCCACCTGCAAATCAGACTTTCCTGATGATGTTTTTGATCACAACTTGGCCTTGGAGCAGCACCTGCAGACCCCTAGTTTGAGTTGTCCAATATGTGACAAGACCTTCTCAGCAAAAGAGAAGCAGATCTTTGAAGACCATGTATTCTGCCACACTAAGTGTCCCAGCCTCTTGGATCTACACTGTACATGTATTTTATACAGTAGAACCTATAGCTTCTTCTATGAGTTATGA